The bacterium genome window below encodes:
- a CDS encoding heavy metal-binding domain-containing protein, whose protein sequence is MIVTTTPAVEGRKIADYLGIVTGEAIMGANIFRDLFASVRDIVGGRSAAWEKEIQRAREV, encoded by the coding sequence ATGATCGTCACCACCACCCCCGCCGTCGAAGGTCGCAAGATCGCTGACTACCTCGGTATCGTCACCGGTGAAGCCATCATGGGAGCGAACATCTTCCGTGACTTGTTTGCCAGCGTGCGCGATATCGTCGGCGGGCGGAGCGCGGCCTGGGAGAAAGAGATCCAGCGCGCCCGTGAAGTTG